One window from the genome of Rhinolophus ferrumequinum isolate MPI-CBG mRhiFer1 chromosome 22, mRhiFer1_v1.p, whole genome shotgun sequence encodes:
- the LOC117014927 gene encoding apolipoprotein R-like, which translates to MPPKLQITVPALCLLGVLTLLLCPAGLCDCRKSPPITHGSHRDISSLLSFTTVVHYECDEGYVLVGEPQISCRNSQWLSPAPQCKALCLKPEIENGNLSVDKDQYVEPENVTIHCNSGYVVVSSQSITCTENKTWYPEVPKCEWEVHNGCEQVLAGSKLMQCLPNLEDVKMALEVYKLSLEIKRLKQE; encoded by the exons ATGCCCCCCAAGTTGCAGATCACTGTCCCAGCCCTGTGCCTCCTTGGGGTCTTGACCCTACTGCTGTGCCCTGCTGGCCTGTGTG ATTGCAGAAAGTCTCCTCCCATTACCCACGGATCTCATCGAGACATAAGTTCATTATTATCCTTTACGACTGTGGTGCACTATGAATGTGATGAAGGATATGTTCTGGTTGGAGAGCCCCAGATCAGCTGCAGAAATTCACAGTGGTTATCTCCAGCCCCTCAATGTAAAG CTCTGTGTCTGAAACCAGAGATAGAAAATGGAAATCTGTCTGTGGATAAGGATCAATATGTTGAGCCTGAAAATGTCACAATCCACTGTAACTCTGGCTATGTTGTGGTCAGCTCTCAAAGTATCACCTGCACAGAGAACAAAACCTGGTACCCAGAGGTGCCCAAGTGTGAGTGG GAAGTCCATAATGGCTGTGAGCAAGTGCTAGCAGGCAGTAAACTCATGCAGTGTCTCCCAAACCTGGAGGATGTGAAAATGGCCCTGGAAGTGTATAAACTGTCTCTGGAGATTAAGCGACTCAAACAAGAGTAA